From Deinococcus aquaticus, one genomic window encodes:
- the pyrH gene encoding UMP kinase — protein MFKRVLLKLSGEFLAGESGFGISPDTTAQLARLITGALEGTEVELAIVIGGGNLWRGARNGEGMDPATADYIGMLGTVMNAMALQDAMESAGRPTRVMSAIQMAAVAEPYIRRRAMRHLEKGRVVIFGGGNGAPFFTTDTTSTLRALEIGADVVLMAKNRVDGVYDSDPRKNSDAKFIAQATHREVVEQRLEVMDATALTLCMDKGLPIVVFDLFQDGNLRRLLEGERVGTLIQTP, from the coding sequence ATGTTCAAGCGCGTTCTGCTCAAACTGTCTGGTGAGTTCCTGGCCGGTGAATCGGGCTTCGGGATCAGCCCGGACACCACCGCTCAGCTGGCCCGCCTGATCACGGGGGCCCTGGAAGGCACCGAGGTGGAACTCGCAATCGTGATCGGCGGCGGGAACCTGTGGCGCGGCGCCCGCAACGGCGAGGGCATGGACCCCGCCACCGCCGATTACATCGGCATGCTGGGCACCGTCATGAACGCCATGGCCCTTCAGGACGCCATGGAAAGTGCCGGGCGGCCCACCCGCGTCATGAGCGCCATTCAGATGGCGGCCGTGGCCGAGCCGTACATCCGCCGCCGCGCCATGCGTCACCTGGAAAAGGGCCGCGTGGTGATCTTCGGCGGCGGGAACGGCGCGCCGTTCTTCACGACCGACACGACCAGTACCCTGCGCGCCCTGGAAATCGGAGCGGACGTGGTCCTGATGGCCAAAAACCGCGTGGACGGCGTGTACGACAGCGACCCCCGCAAAAACAGTGATGCGAAGTTCATCGCGCAGGCCACGCACCGCGAGGTGGTCGAGCAGCGCCTGGAAGTCATGGACGCCACCGCGCTGACGCTGTGCATGGACAAGGGCCTGCCGATCGTGGTGTTCGACCTGTTCCAGGACGGCAACCTGCGCCGCCTGCTGGAAGGCGAGCGGGTCGGCACGCTGATCCAGACGCCCTGA
- the tsf gene encoding translation elongation factor Ts, whose translation MLESIKKLRELTGAGMMDVKKALSDAGNDEEKAVALLRERGIVKAAKKADREAREGLVRFVVDGNKAAMVEVNSETDFVARNDGFQALVAELAQAALSAGTSDIEAFRAFTLPSGDTVATAVAAAAGKIGENLVLNRVAFVEGQQIAGYVHSNGKIGVLVDLEGGNETQAKDVALHVAAENPQFLSRDEVNSSDIEKEREILTNKALNEGKPQQIVEKIVEGQIGKFYSDKVLPEQNFVKDNSVTVGKYLGGATIKRFVRFEIGA comes from the coding sequence ATGCTGGAATCAATCAAGAAACTCCGTGAACTGACGGGCGCAGGCATGATGGACGTCAAGAAAGCCCTTTCCGACGCCGGGAACGACGAGGAAAAAGCGGTGGCCCTGCTGCGCGAGCGCGGCATCGTGAAGGCCGCCAAGAAAGCCGACCGTGAAGCCAGGGAAGGCCTCGTGCGCTTCGTGGTGGACGGCAACAAGGCCGCCATGGTCGAAGTGAACAGCGAGACGGACTTCGTGGCCCGTAACGACGGCTTCCAGGCCCTGGTGGCCGAACTGGCCCAGGCCGCCCTGAGCGCCGGGACCAGCGACATCGAAGCGTTCCGCGCCTTCACGCTGCCCAGCGGCGACACCGTGGCGACCGCCGTGGCCGCCGCCGCCGGCAAGATCGGCGAGAACCTGGTCCTGAACCGCGTGGCCTTCGTCGAAGGTCAGCAGATCGCCGGGTACGTGCACAGCAACGGCAAGATCGGCGTGCTGGTCGACCTGGAAGGCGGCAACGAGACGCAGGCCAAGGACGTGGCCCTGCACGTCGCCGCCGAGAACCCCCAGTTCCTGAGCCGTGACGAGGTGAACAGCTCCGACATCGAGAAGGAGCGCGAAATCCTCACGAACAAGGCGCTGAACGAGGGCAAGCCCCAGCAGATCGTCGAGAAGATCGTCGAGGGCCAGATCGGCAAGTTCTACTCCGACAAGGTCCTGCCCGAGCAGAACTTCGTGAAGGACAACAGCGTCACCGTCGGGAAGTACCTGGGCGGCGCGACCATCAAGCGCTTCGTGCGCTTCGAAATCGGCGCGTAA
- the rpsB gene encoding 30S ribosomal protein S2 has translation MSYISMKQLLEAGVHFGHETKRWNPKFKRFIFAERNGIFIIDLQKTLKQVDRSFDFIKELSERGGVILFVGTKKQAQEIVELEARRTGMPFVTSRWLGGMLTNFKTMRTRIDRLNELDEMFESGRINDRLKAERIKLAAERDRLQRFVGGIRKMNRLPDAIFVVDPTKEVIAVQEANKLGIPVIALADTDSDPDVIDYIVPGNDDAIRSIQLITHRIGDLLVEARGGGEDVGAAEGETATEATETEQTES, from the coding sequence ATGTCGTACATCTCCATGAAGCAACTGCTGGAAGCCGGAGTTCACTTCGGTCACGAAACCAAGCGCTGGAACCCCAAGTTCAAGCGGTTCATCTTCGCCGAGCGTAACGGCATCTTCATCATCGACCTGCAGAAGACCCTCAAGCAGGTGGACCGTTCCTTCGACTTCATCAAGGAACTGTCCGAGCGCGGCGGCGTCATCCTGTTCGTCGGCACCAAGAAGCAGGCCCAGGAAATCGTGGAACTCGAAGCGCGCCGCACCGGCATGCCGTTTGTCACCAGCCGCTGGCTCGGTGGGATGCTCACGAACTTCAAGACCATGCGCACCCGCATCGACCGCCTGAACGAACTCGACGAGATGTTCGAGTCCGGCCGCATCAACGACCGCCTGAAGGCCGAGCGCATCAAGCTGGCCGCCGAGCGTGACCGTCTGCAGCGCTTCGTGGGCGGCATCCGCAAGATGAACCGTCTGCCCGACGCGATCTTCGTGGTGGACCCCACCAAGGAAGTCATCGCCGTGCAGGAAGCCAACAAACTGGGTATTCCCGTCATTGCGCTGGCCGACACGGACAGTGACCCGGACGTCATCGACTACATCGTCCCCGGTAACGACGACGCGATCCGCTCCATCCAGCTGATCACGCACCGTATCGGCGACCTGCTGGTCGAAGCGCGCGGCGGCGGCGAGGACGTCGGCGCGGCCGAGGGCGAAACCGCCACGGAAGCGACCGAAACCGAGCAGACCGAAAGCTAA
- a CDS encoding aminoglycoside phosphotransferase family protein, with translation MSVDSYLRCWNLMPDGEARRTPSSDLQPVVWEGQPAMLKVARSAEEQRGNDLMVWLEGEGAARVYRHGGAALLMERLESAPDLAALALGGQDDAATRILCGAAAGVHRDRPSLPPDLPDLRHWFWSLEAAQAQGETFAQAWATAQRLLADQRDVRPLHGDLHHGNVLRSPERGWLVIDPKGLTGERTFDFANMLCNPTPEHALTPGRLARQSTLIAREAGLERTRLLAWVGAYAALSAAWHLEDAQIEQARQALAVSALAHSLR, from the coding sequence GTGAGTGTAGACAGCTACCTGCGGTGCTGGAACCTGATGCCGGACGGCGAGGCCCGGCGCACGCCCAGCAGTGACCTTCAACCGGTCGTGTGGGAGGGCCAGCCAGCGATGCTGAAGGTGGCCCGCAGCGCCGAGGAGCAGCGGGGCAACGACCTGATGGTGTGGCTGGAGGGCGAGGGCGCAGCGCGGGTGTACCGCCATGGGGGCGCGGCCCTGCTGATGGAGCGGCTGGAGTCCGCGCCGGATCTGGCGGCCCTGGCACTGGGCGGTCAGGACGACGCGGCCACCCGGATTCTGTGTGGCGCGGCGGCGGGCGTGCACCGGGACCGTCCCAGCCTGCCACCGGACCTGCCGGACCTGCGCCACTGGTTCTGGTCGTTGGAAGCGGCCCAGGCGCAGGGTGAGACGTTCGCGCAGGCCTGGGCCACCGCGCAGCGCCTGCTGGCGGATCAGCGTGACGTGCGGCCCCTGCACGGAGACCTGCACCACGGGAACGTGCTGCGCAGCCCGGAGCGCGGCTGGCTGGTGATCGACCCGAAGGGCCTGACCGGCGAGCGGACCTTCGATTTCGCGAACATGCTGTGCAATCCCACGCCGGAACACGCGCTGACGCCGGGGCGGCTGGCACGGCAGTCGACCCTGATCGCGCGGGAGGCCGGGCTGGAGCGCACGCGGCTGCTGGCGTGGGTGGGCGCGTACGCGGCCCTGTCGGCAGCGTGGCATCTGGAGGACGCCCAGATAGAGCAGGCCCGGCAGGCGCTGGCGGTCTCGGCGCTGGCCCACAGCCTCCGCTGA
- a CDS encoding undecaprenyl-diphosphate phosphatase, giving the protein MDWFYAIVYGIVEGITEFLPISSTGHLILTGNLLGVPWTKEVKDTFEVVIQGGAILAVLAYYWKDFLQIRRIGTDRSQQTLWLGVLVACIPAVILGLLFGDAIKANLFRPSVVAWALIVGGVIIWLLESRRVTPNVDAIEKIGVPRSLMIGAVQCLALLWPGFSRSASSILGGMVLGLDRPTATKFSFYLGVPTLGGAALLDFIKSRDILAEIGVGNVLLGAGVSFVVAYLSIGWLLRFVSTNTFKPFAIYRVVVGVIILILIATGVLSNGNLA; this is encoded by the coding sequence ATGGACTGGTTCTACGCAATCGTTTACGGCATCGTCGAGGGCATCACGGAATTCCTGCCGATCAGCTCGACCGGCCACCTGATCCTCACGGGGAACCTGCTGGGCGTCCCGTGGACCAAGGAAGTCAAGGACACCTTCGAGGTCGTCATTCAGGGCGGCGCGATCCTGGCCGTCCTCGCGTACTACTGGAAGGACTTCCTGCAGATCCGCCGCATCGGCACCGACCGCAGCCAGCAGACGCTCTGGCTGGGCGTGCTCGTCGCCTGCATTCCCGCCGTGATCCTGGGCCTGCTGTTCGGGGACGCCATCAAGGCGAACCTGTTCCGGCCCAGCGTGGTCGCCTGGGCCCTGATCGTGGGCGGCGTGATCATCTGGCTGCTCGAGAGCCGCCGCGTCACCCCGAACGTGGACGCCATCGAGAAGATCGGCGTGCCCCGCAGCCTGATGATCGGTGCGGTGCAGTGCCTCGCGCTGCTGTGGCCCGGCTTCTCCCGCAGCGCCAGCTCCATCCTGGGCGGCATGGTCCTGGGCCTCGACCGGCCCACCGCCACCAAGTTCAGCTTCTACCTGGGCGTTCCCACCCTGGGCGGCGCGGCCCTGCTGGACTTCATCAAGAGCCGCGACATCCTCGCGGAGATCGGCGTTGGGAACGTGTTGCTGGGCGCCGGCGTGTCGTTCGTGGTCGCGTACCTCAGCATCGGCTGGCTGCTGCGTTTCGTGTCCACCAACACCTTCAAGCCCTTCGCGATCTACCGCGTGGTGGTGGGCGTGATCATCCTGATCCTGATCGCCACGGGCGTCCTGAGCAACGGCAACCTCGCCTGA